The genomic region gagggaggcaggtggaaaaggctttgtgccgtccctgctcagaggggatcctcagcacggccctcaagatctgcacataggacaccactatgaacacaaaacacgCAAATGCTAAACAGGCACTAACCACAATAAGCCCATGTTCCCTGAGGtgggagtgtgagcaggagagcttgaggatctgggggatttcacagaagaactggcccagggcattgcccttgcacaggggcagtgaaaatgtattggccgtgtagagcagagcattgagaaacccagtggcccaggcagctgctgccatgtggacacaagctctgctgcccaggagggtcccgtagtgcaggggtttgcagatggcaacgtagcggtcgtacgacatgatggtgaggagataaaactctgctgaaatgaaaaacaaaaacagaaagacctGCGCAGCACAACCTGAATAGgaaatggccctggtgtcccagagggaatttgacatggatttggggacaatggtggagatggagcccaggtcgaggagggcgaggttgagcaggaagaagtacatgggggtgtggaggtgctggtcccaggctatggtggtgatgatgagg from Columba livia isolate bColLiv1 breed racing homer unplaced genomic scaffold, bColLiv1.pat.W.v2 Scaffold_132, whole genome shotgun sequence harbors:
- the LOC135577657 gene encoding olfactory receptor 14A16-like encodes the protein MSNSSSITQFLLLPFTDTRELQLLHFWLFLGIYLAALLGNGLIITTIAWDQHLHTPMYFFLLNLALLDLGSISTIVPKSMSNSLWDTRAISYSGCAAQVFLFLFFISAEFYLLTIMSYDRYVAICKPLHYGTLLGSRACVHMAAAAWATGFLNALLYTANTFSLPLCKGNALGQFFCEIPQILKLSCSHSHLREHGLIVVSACLAFACFVFIVVSYVQILRAVLRIPSEQGRHKAFSTCLPHLAVVSLFVSTAMFAYLKPSSISSPSLDLVVSVLYSVVPPAVNPLIYSMRNRELKESIRKVMNVCFSKAVMN